The genome window CAGACCACATCGATCGGCACGTCTCTACACGGCTAGAAAGTGCTACTCCACTAGCTAGCAGCGGCTGCCGTCGACATGGCCAAGGTCGCGGAGGCCACGGGGCGGCAGGCGGCGTCGTTCGTGTTCGGCTGCGTCGCCGCGCTCACCGTCGTGCTGCTCCTGCAGCACCGCCCGGACGAGCTCAGCCGCCCCACCCCGGTGCAGTTCTTGGGATGGGGAGGCCGGAACAGGAACGGAACGTCGTCACCAGCGGCAGGTCAGGTGATCATGGCAGCCGGTGAAGAAGCTGATCGGGCTAACGTCACGAAGCAGCCTGacactactactactactactaccgcCAACGATCTAAGCCTGCGGGCCAGCGGCGATCGCGATGAAGAGGTTAGTTCGCTGTCTAAATTCAGTCGAATTATTGATGTGCTGTGTTGTGTAATCGAGATCGTCGAGCTAAACGAGCACGCTGGCGCCTAAATTCGTTTCGGGAATAACGACGACAGTACCCAATTGATTGCATCGATCTTACTCCAGCGTTGCAACTTTAGCTTCTTCTAATTAGTTGCTGCGATCTCAAGTCTACAATTTTCTTTCAAAACAATTCGCTGCTGATCTAATCGGAATCCACAAGTGTTCATTCATTCAAATATCCGATCAAAATCCGTGCAAATTCTTACTTCGCTTACCTGTTTTAAATTTAGAATTAGCTAAAGAAATTCTTGGCCTCTTTCTTCTAGGCCGCGGAGAAGGAATTCCCGGGCTTGGCCGCCGTGGTGGAGCGCGTGGCGTCACCGGACGACCGGACGGTGATCATCACTTGCGTGAACCACGCGTGGGCGGCGCCCGGGTCCCTGCTGGACCTCTTCCTCGAGAGCTTCCGCATCGGCGACGGCATCGCGCACCTGCTGGATCACGTCCTCATCGTGGCCATGGACCCGTCGGCCATGGCGCGGTGCCGCGCCGTGCACCGGCACTGCTACCTCTACACCATGCCCggcatcgacttcacctccaccAGGTTCTTCCTCTCCAAAGAGTACCTCGAACTTGTCTGGAGCAAGCTCAGGCTCCAACGCCGCGTTCTCCAGCTCGGATACAACTTCCTCTTCACCGTACGTGCTCCCTGAATCCTCGCACACATTCCGTCAACCTAATCACTGTGTCTGAAGTTCGTTTCATCCATGCGcatatcgatcgatcgatcgcaGGACGTAGACATCATGTGGTTCCGGAACCCGTTCAAG of Phragmites australis chromosome 3, lpPhrAust1.1, whole genome shotgun sequence contains these proteins:
- the LOC133913778 gene encoding uncharacterized protein At4g15970-like, whose protein sequence is MAKVAEATGRQAASFVFGCVAALTVVLLLQHRPDELSRPTPVQFLGWGGRNRNGTSSPAAGQVIMAAGEEADRANVTKQPDTTTTTTTANDLSLRASGDRDEEAAEKEFPGLAAVVERVASPDDRTVIITCVNHAWAAPGSLLDLFLESFRIGDGIAHLLDHVLIVAMDPSAMARCRAVHRHCYLYTMPGIDFTSTRFFLSKEYLELVWSKLRLQRRVLQLGYNFLFTDVDIMWFRNPFKHVTVYADMTISSDVFFGDPDNINNFPNTGFFHVRPNNRTIAMTRIWHEARSRFPGMNEQPVFNAIKKGFVKDLALRVQYLDPAYMGGFCSHGKDLDKVCTMHANCCIGLGNKLKDLRSVLDDWKKYTRMPHWAKHAAKWTVPGACIH